One stretch of Bradyrhizobium canariense DNA includes these proteins:
- a CDS encoding winged helix-turn-helix transcriptional regulator: protein MPKQIAPLKKTRVRGSTSGRPIMALLDLLGRRWTLRIIWELREQPLTSRALRTACDDASPTVLQARLSDLRGAGFVELIPGDGYRLTVLGRELFEEFLPLHRFAERWSKRGAS, encoded by the coding sequence ATGCCGAAACAGATCGCACCGTTGAAAAAAACGAGGGTTCGCGGCTCGACGTCGGGACGGCCGATCATGGCGCTGCTCGACCTTCTGGGGCGGCGATGGACGTTGCGGATCATCTGGGAACTTCGCGAGCAGCCGCTGACATCTCGCGCGCTGCGCACGGCCTGCGACGACGCCTCGCCCACCGTGCTGCAGGCACGACTGTCCGACTTGCGAGGCGCCGGCTTCGTCGAACTCATCCCCGGCGACGGCTATCGCCTGACGGTGCTGGGCCGGGAATTATTCGAGGAATTCCTGCCGCTGCACCGCTTCGCCGAGCGATGGAGCAAGCGCGGGGCGAGTTGA
- a CDS encoding KpsF/GutQ family sugar-phosphate isomerase — protein MAKPKPLMANSSGTDDADTAVQSALRTLDAEGSGIAAIAAALQGPLGSAFTAAVDLIREAKGRVIVTGLGKSGHVARKIAATFASTGTPAFFVHSAEASHGDLGMITADDVIVALSWSGEQPEMKNLITYAKRFRIALIAMTAESESTLSKAADVALTLPKAREACPHNLAPTTSSLMLLALGDALAIALLEGRGFTSVDFSVLHPGGKLGALLKYTRDLMHAGDAVPLRPLGTRMSDALVEMSSKGFGCVGIVDAHGHVVGIVTDGDLRRHMRPDLMTALVDDVMTKNPKTIGRDLLASEALEILNSSKITALIVTDARKPVGILHLHDLLRAGVA, from the coding sequence ATGGCCAAACCGAAACCGCTGATGGCAAATTCATCCGGTACCGACGATGCGGACACCGCCGTTCAATCCGCGCTGCGAACACTCGACGCCGAGGGCAGCGGCATAGCGGCAATTGCCGCAGCCCTTCAGGGGCCGCTTGGGTCTGCCTTTACCGCTGCCGTCGATCTGATCCGCGAGGCCAAGGGCCGCGTGATCGTCACCGGCCTCGGCAAGTCGGGCCATGTGGCGCGCAAGATCGCCGCTACCTTTGCTTCCACCGGCACGCCCGCCTTCTTCGTGCACTCGGCCGAGGCGAGCCATGGCGATCTCGGCATGATCACCGCCGATGACGTCATCGTGGCGCTGTCATGGTCCGGCGAGCAGCCAGAGATGAAGAACCTCATCACCTACGCCAAGCGCTTCCGGATCGCGCTGATCGCGATGACGGCGGAATCCGAATCCACCTTGAGCAAGGCCGCCGACGTCGCGCTGACGCTGCCCAAGGCCCGCGAGGCCTGCCCGCACAACCTGGCGCCGACCACCTCCTCGCTGATGCTGCTGGCGCTGGGCGATGCGCTGGCGATCGCGCTATTGGAGGGCCGCGGCTTTACGTCGGTTGATTTCAGCGTGCTACACCCCGGCGGCAAGCTCGGCGCCCTGCTGAAATATACCCGTGACCTCATGCATGCCGGCGACGCGGTGCCGCTGCGGCCGCTGGGGACGCGAATGTCCGATGCGCTGGTCGAGATGTCGTCCAAAGGTTTTGGCTGCGTCGGCATCGTCGATGCACACGGGCACGTCGTCGGCATCGTCACCGACGGCGACCTTCGCCGTCACATGCGCCCGGACCTGATGACCGCGCTGGTCGACGACGTGATGACGAAGAATCCCAAGACCATCGGCCGCGACCTGCTCGCCAGCGAGGCGCTGGAAATCCTCAACTCCTCGAAGATCACCGCGCTGATCGTGACCGATGCCAGGAAACCGGTCGGCATCTTGCATCTGCACGATTTGCTGCGCGCGGGCGTGGCGTAA
- a CDS encoding homospermidine synthase — protein sequence MSPPAQIHAKISGPIVMIGFGSIGKGTLPLIERHFDYDKSRFVIIDPHDDGELAKKHGVRFIKQAVTRDNYRELLVPLLTAGGGQGFCVNLSVDTSSVDIMTLCREIGSLYIDTVVEPWLGFYFDKDMGPEKRSNYALRETLLAAKHKSPGGPTAVSTCGANPGMVSWFVKQALLDIARDTNTPFNEPKSREGWGQLAHKLGIKGIHIAERDTQRAKNPKPMNVFVNTWSVEGFVSEGMQPAELGWGTHEKWMPENGRKHETGCQAAIYLLQPGANTRVRSWCPTPGAQYGFLVTHNESISIADYFTVRDGQNVVYRPTCHYAYHPANDAVLSLHEIFGATGKMQPKWHILGENEIVDGIDELGVLLYGHGKNAYWYGSQLSIEETRRLAPYQNATGLQVSSAVLAGMVWALENPEAGIVEADEMDFRRCLEIQSPYLGPVKGYYTDWTPLNDLPGLFPEDIDINDPWQFRNILVR from the coding sequence ATGAGCCCGCCCGCGCAGATCCACGCGAAAATTTCCGGCCCCATCGTCATGATCGGCTTCGGCTCGATCGGCAAAGGCACCTTGCCGCTGATCGAACGGCATTTCGATTACGACAAGTCGCGTTTCGTCATCATCGACCCGCATGACGACGGCGAACTGGCCAAAAAGCACGGCGTGCGCTTCATCAAGCAGGCGGTCACCCGCGACAATTATCGCGAGCTGCTGGTGCCGCTTTTGACCGCCGGCGGCGGCCAGGGCTTTTGCGTCAATCTGTCGGTGGATACATCATCGGTCGATATCATGACGCTGTGCCGCGAGATCGGCTCGCTCTATATCGACACCGTCGTGGAGCCATGGCTTGGCTTCTATTTCGACAAGGATATGGGCCCCGAAAAGCGCTCCAATTACGCGCTGCGCGAAACGCTGCTCGCGGCCAAGCACAAGAGCCCGGGCGGACCGACGGCGGTGTCCACCTGCGGCGCCAATCCCGGCATGGTATCGTGGTTCGTCAAGCAGGCGCTGCTCGACATCGCCCGCGACACCAACACGCCGTTCAACGAGCCGAAGAGCCGGGAAGGCTGGGGCCAGCTTGCGCACAAGCTCGGCATCAAGGGGATCCATATCGCCGAGCGCGACACCCAGCGCGCGAAGAATCCGAAGCCGATGAACGTCTTCGTCAACACCTGGTCGGTCGAAGGTTTCGTTTCCGAGGGCATGCAGCCCGCCGAACTCGGCTGGGGCACGCACGAAAAGTGGATGCCCGAGAATGGCCGCAAGCACGAAACCGGGTGCCAGGCAGCGATCTATCTGCTGCAGCCCGGCGCCAACACCCGCGTGCGCTCGTGGTGCCCGACACCGGGCGCGCAATACGGCTTTCTCGTCACCCACAATGAATCGATCTCGATCGCGGACTATTTCACGGTGCGCGACGGACAGAACGTGGTGTACCGGCCGACCTGCCACTACGCCTATCATCCCGCCAACGACGCGGTGCTGTCGCTGCACGAGATCTTTGGCGCGACCGGCAAGATGCAGCCGAAATGGCACATTCTCGGCGAAAACGAGATCGTTGACGGGATCGACGAGCTCGGCGTGCTGCTCTATGGCCACGGCAAGAACGCCTATTGGTACGGATCGCAATTGTCGATCGAGGAAACGCGGCGTCTTGCGCCCTACCAGAACGCCACCGGCCTTCAGGTGTCGTCGGCGGTTTTGGCTGGCATGGTGTGGGCGCTGGAAAATCCCGAAGCCGGAATCGTCGAGGCCGACGAGATGGACTTCCGCCGCTGCCTCGAAATCCAGAGCCCCTATCTCGGGCCGGTGAAGGGCTATTACACCGACTGGACACCGCTCAACGATCTGCCGGGGCTATTCCCGGAAGACATCGACATCAACGATCCCTGGCAGTTCCGCAATATCTTGGTGCGGTGA
- a CDS encoding type III PLP-dependent enzyme: MTERIQEFLRNRRSEGLDTEPCLVVDLEVVRDNYQTFSKALPDSRVFYAVKANPAPEVLSLLASMGSCFDTATVAEIEMALAAGATPDRISYGNTIKKERDIARAFALGIRLFSVDCAAEVEKIARAAPGAKVFCRILYDCAGAEWPLSRKFGCDPEMAVDVLDLAKRLGLEPYGISFHVGSQQRKVKAWDRALAMASTVFRDCAERGINLSMVNMGGGFPTKYLRDVPPVVQYGRSIFRALRKHFGNQIPETIIEPGRGMVGNAGIIETEVVLISKKSDEDEVRWVYLDIGKFGGLAETMDESIRYAIRTPHDGAEMTPCVLAGPTCDSADVLYEKMPYPLPVTLEIGDKLLIEGTGAYTSTYSSVAFNGIPPLRTYHI; encoded by the coding sequence ATGACCGAACGTATTCAGGAATTCCTGCGTAACCGCCGCAGCGAGGGCCTCGACACCGAGCCGTGCCTCGTCGTCGACCTCGAAGTCGTGCGCGACAACTATCAGACCTTCTCGAAGGCGCTGCCGGACAGCCGCGTGTTCTACGCGGTAAAGGCAAACCCGGCGCCGGAAGTGCTGTCGCTGCTGGCCTCGATGGGCTCGTGCTTCGACACCGCAACGGTTGCCGAGATCGAAATGGCGCTGGCCGCTGGCGCAACGCCGGATCGCATCTCCTATGGCAATACGATCAAGAAGGAGCGTGATATCGCGCGCGCCTTCGCGCTCGGCATTCGCCTGTTCTCGGTCGATTGCGCCGCCGAAGTCGAAAAGATCGCCCGTGCCGCGCCCGGCGCCAAGGTGTTCTGCCGCATCCTCTATGATTGCGCAGGCGCCGAGTGGCCGCTGTCGCGCAAGTTCGGTTGCGATCCGGAAATGGCTGTCGACGTGCTCGACCTCGCCAAGCGTCTTGGCCTGGAGCCCTATGGCATTTCGTTCCATGTCGGCTCGCAGCAGCGCAAGGTGAAGGCGTGGGATCGCGCTCTGGCGATGGCCTCGACGGTGTTCCGTGACTGCGCGGAGCGCGGCATCAACCTGTCCATGGTCAACATGGGCGGCGGATTTCCGACCAAGTACCTCCGGGACGTTCCCCCGGTGGTGCAGTACGGCCGGTCGATCTTCCGCGCGCTGCGCAAGCATTTCGGCAACCAGATCCCGGAGACCATCATCGAGCCGGGCCGCGGCATGGTCGGAAATGCAGGGATCATCGAGACCGAAGTCGTTCTGATCTCCAAGAAGAGCGACGAGGACGAGGTGCGCTGGGTCTATCTCGACATCGGCAAGTTCGGCGGTCTCGCCGAGACGATGGACGAGTCGATCCGTTACGCCATCCGCACGCCGCATGACGGCGCGGAGATGACGCCGTGCGTGCTCGCAGGCCCGACCTGCGATTCCGCCGACGTGCTGTACGAGAAGATGCCGTATCCGCTCCCGGTTACGCTCGAGATCGGCGACAAGCTGCTGATCGAAGGCACCGGCGCCTATACGTCGACCTACTCGTCGGTGGCCTTCAACGGCATCCCGCCGCTGCGGACCTACCACATCTGA
- a CDS encoding SPFH domain-containing protein produces the protein MTGFDIFAIALVLLVIFTLFAGVKTVPQGYDWTIERFGKFTRTLSPGLNLIIPYFDRVGRKMNMMEQVISIPEQEVITKDNATVTVDGVAFFQVFDAAKASYEVSNLEQAIIVLTMTNIRSVMGSMDLDQVLSHRDEINERLLRVVDAAVSPWGLKVNRIEIKDIVPPADLVEAMGRQMKAERVKRADILQAEGQRQSEILRAEGAKQGQILQAEGRREAAFRDAEARERSAEAEAKATQMVSEAIAKGDVAALNYFIADKYIKAFGQLADSPNQKIIMLPIEAMSILGSLAGIGEIAKATFGESVASAAAAARRPSVPSTGPNPPVAPQR, from the coding sequence ATGACTGGCTTTGATATTTTCGCGATCGCGCTGGTGCTGCTGGTTATCTTCACGCTGTTTGCCGGCGTCAAGACTGTGCCGCAGGGATACGACTGGACCATCGAGCGGTTCGGCAAATTCACCCGCACGCTGTCGCCGGGGCTCAATCTCATCATTCCCTATTTCGACCGTGTCGGCCGCAAGATGAACATGATGGAGCAGGTGATCAGTATTCCCGAGCAGGAAGTGATCACCAAGGACAACGCCACGGTGACCGTGGACGGTGTCGCGTTCTTTCAGGTGTTCGACGCCGCGAAAGCGAGCTATGAGGTCTCCAATCTCGAGCAGGCGATCATCGTGCTGACCATGACCAATATCCGCTCGGTGATGGGCTCGATGGATCTCGATCAGGTGCTTTCGCATCGCGACGAGATCAACGAGCGATTGCTGCGCGTGGTCGATGCCGCGGTCTCCCCGTGGGGATTGAAGGTCAACCGCATCGAGATCAAGGACATCGTGCCGCCGGCCGACCTTGTGGAAGCGATGGGACGCCAGATGAAGGCTGAGCGCGTCAAGCGCGCCGATATTCTGCAGGCAGAAGGCCAGCGGCAATCGGAAATCCTGCGCGCCGAAGGCGCCAAGCAGGGCCAGATCCTGCAAGCCGAAGGCCGCCGCGAAGCCGCCTTCCGCGACGCCGAAGCGCGCGAACGCTCAGCCGAAGCGGAAGCCAAGGCGACGCAGATGGTCTCTGAGGCCATCGCCAAGGGCGACGTTGCCGCGCTGAACTATTTTATTGCCGACAAATACATCAAGGCGTTCGGCCAACTGGCTGACTCGCCGAACCAGAAGATCATCATGCTGCCGATCGAGGCGATGAGCATTTTAGGCTCGCTCGCGGGTATCGGCGAGATCGCGAAAGCCACGTTTGGGGAAAGCGTCGCTTCGGCTGCTGCTGCCGCGCGCCGTCCCTCGGTCCCGAGCACCGGGCCGAACCCGCCGGTTGCGCCACAACGCTAG
- the hemH gene encoding ferrochelatase, with protein sequence MSVAVPIETAKASAGVGPGRIGVLLVNLGTPDSADTKGVRVYLREFLSDPRVIENQGLYWKLVLNGVILQIRPARKARDYRKIWNTEKNESPLKTITRAQSEKLAAAISDHEHVVVDWAMRYGNPSIRSRIEALTAQGCDRLLVVPLYPQYSAATSATVCDEVFAVLREMRAQPILRVTPPYYDDPDYIEALAVSINAHLATLPFQPELIVASFHGMPQKYIDKGDPYQAQCIATTDALRKRMGLDASKLILTFQSRFGFDQWLQPYTDKTVAQLAKDGVRRMAVVMPGFSADCLETLEEIAQENAEIFKHNGGEQFAAIPCLNDSEPGMDVIRQLVLRELQGWI encoded by the coding sequence ATGAGCGTAGCCGTTCCCATCGAAACAGCAAAGGCGTCCGCCGGCGTCGGGCCGGGACGCATCGGCGTTCTCCTGGTCAATCTCGGCACCCCCGACAGCGCGGACACCAAGGGGGTTCGGGTCTATCTCCGGGAATTCCTGTCCGATCCGCGCGTGATCGAAAATCAGGGACTGTACTGGAAGCTGGTGCTGAACGGCGTCATCCTGCAGATCCGTCCGGCGCGCAAGGCGCGCGATTACCGGAAGATCTGGAACACCGAGAAAAACGAATCTCCGCTCAAGACTATCACGCGCGCGCAGTCCGAAAAGCTTGCCGCGGCCATATCGGATCATGAACATGTCGTAGTGGATTGGGCGATGCGCTATGGCAATCCGTCGATCCGCTCGCGCATCGAAGCGTTGACGGCGCAGGGCTGCGACCGGCTGCTGGTGGTGCCGCTCTATCCGCAATACTCAGCCGCGACATCGGCGACCGTATGCGACGAGGTGTTTGCCGTGCTTCGCGAGATGCGCGCGCAACCGATCCTGCGGGTGACGCCGCCTTATTACGACGACCCTGACTACATCGAGGCGCTGGCGGTTTCGATCAATGCCCATCTTGCGACGTTGCCGTTCCAGCCCGAGCTGATCGTGGCTTCGTTCCACGGCATGCCGCAAAAATATATCGACAAGGGCGACCCCTATCAGGCGCAGTGCATTGCAACGACGGACGCGTTGCGCAAGCGCATGGGCCTTGATGCGTCAAAGCTGATCCTTACATTTCAGTCGCGCTTCGGCTTCGACCAGTGGCTGCAGCCCTATACCGACAAGACCGTGGCGCAGCTCGCGAAGGACGGTGTCCGGCGCATGGCGGTAGTTATGCCCGGCTTCTCGGCTGATTGCCTGGAGACGCTGGAAGAAATCGCGCAGGAAAACGCCGAGATCTTCAAGCACAATGGCGGCGAGCAATTCGCCGCGATCCCCTGCCTCAATGACAGCGAGCCCGGCATGGACGTCATCCGCCAGCTCGTGCTGCGCGAGCTTCAAGGCTGGATCTGA
- a CDS encoding MAPEG family protein, with translation MTAAEWCVFGTLLLYLLTIAPIKWIGFRRFDNSRPRDPAFYNDPIRARALGAHQNGIEAFPFFAVAVLLAEFRAGPQRLINELALLFLIVRIAYVLTYVGDRPTLRSILWAIGFAINIAIFFLPAIRNYLPM, from the coding sequence ATGACGGCAGCCGAATGGTGCGTTTTCGGAACGCTGCTGCTTTATTTGCTGACAATCGCTCCGATCAAATGGATCGGATTTCGCCGTTTCGACAATTCCAGACCGCGCGACCCCGCCTTTTATAACGATCCCATTCGGGCGCGTGCGCTGGGCGCGCACCAGAACGGCATCGAGGCGTTTCCGTTCTTCGCGGTCGCGGTGTTGCTGGCGGAATTTCGTGCCGGCCCGCAACGCCTCATCAATGAACTGGCGCTGCTGTTCCTGATCGTGCGGATTGCTTACGTCCTCACTTATGTCGGCGATCGGCCGACGCTGCGGTCGATCCTGTGGGCGATCGGCTTCGCGATCAATATCGCGATCTTCTTCCTGCCGGCGATCCGCAACTATCTGCCGATGTGA
- a CDS encoding GNAT family N-acetyltransferase has product MTALRKNPVALTPDAAPFAIRAERASDVVAREALLDACFGANRHARTCQRLRDGRAPAEGLALSAVAWGRLVGTVRLWHVGAGGKPALMLGPLAVDSSCRKLGVGAALMDHALEVARQRGHGAVILLGDAPYYSRFGFSPLKTGELSLPGPFERDRLLGLELRDNALDDAWGMIVPTGAVELETKANKAPRARKTVRLVSSAA; this is encoded by the coding sequence ATGACTGCTTTGCGGAAGAACCCCGTTGCCCTCACCCCTGATGCCGCTCCGTTCGCGATCCGTGCGGAACGAGCATCGGACGTCGTCGCGCGTGAGGCGCTGCTCGATGCCTGCTTTGGCGCCAATCGCCATGCCCGCACCTGCCAGCGCCTGCGCGATGGACGCGCGCCCGCCGAAGGCCTTGCCCTGTCGGCCGTAGCGTGGGGTCGGCTGGTCGGAACCGTGCGGTTGTGGCACGTCGGCGCTGGGGGCAAGCCGGCGCTGATGCTGGGGCCGCTTGCGGTCGACAGCAGCTGCCGCAAGCTCGGCGTCGGCGCCGCATTGATGGATCATGCGCTTGAAGTCGCCCGGCAACGCGGCCATGGCGCGGTGATCCTGCTGGGCGACGCGCCCTATTACAGCCGCTTCGGCTTCTCGCCACTCAAGACCGGCGAGCTTTCCCTGCCCGGCCCGTTCGAGCGCGACCGCCTGCTCGGTCTCGAACTCCGCGACAACGCGCTCGACGATGCCTGGGGAATGATCGTGCCGACCGGTGCCGTGGAGCTGGAAACCAAGGCAAACAAGGCTCCGCGCGCCAGGAAAACCGTGCGGCTCGTATCGAGCGCGGCCTGA
- a CDS encoding NfeD family protein encodes MAEMFSTLGTWNWLIFGFILMALELVAPGVFLFWLGLASLLVGLLSFAINPSWQTQLLMFAVFAAAAVPLWRRLARSAPAASNPFLNKRADALVGRVFTLEKPIIDGSGTVRIDDTIWRVAGPDAPAGSRVKIVQADGASLTVAAA; translated from the coding sequence ATGGCCGAGATGTTTTCGACGCTGGGCACCTGGAACTGGCTGATCTTCGGCTTCATCCTGATGGCGCTGGAGCTGGTCGCGCCCGGCGTGTTCCTGTTCTGGCTCGGGCTCGCCTCGCTGCTGGTCGGCCTGCTGTCGTTCGCGATCAATCCGTCCTGGCAGACGCAGCTTTTGATGTTCGCGGTGTTCGCCGCCGCGGCGGTGCCGCTGTGGCGCCGGCTGGCACGCAGTGCGCCTGCCGCCAGCAATCCGTTCCTGAACAAGCGCGCCGATGCGCTGGTCGGACGGGTGTTCACGCTGGAAAAGCCGATCATCGACGGTTCCGGCACGGTGCGGATCGACGACACGATCTGGCGCGTCGCCGGTCCTGATGCGCCCGCCGGCAGCCGGGTCAAGATCGTGCAGGCTGACGGCGCCAGCCTGACGGTGGCTGCAGCCTGA
- a CDS encoding RidA family protein — protein sequence MSRRLISTGSPFEKTAGYSRAVIDGDFAFVSGTTGYDYATMTMPADVTSQTRNCFKTIEAALKEGGFALADIVRATYYVTDAKDADAVFAICGENLGEIRPAATLLVVAQLLKSEMKIEIEVTAKRRTA from the coding sequence ATGTCACGCCGTCTGATTTCCACCGGCTCGCCCTTTGAAAAGACCGCCGGCTACAGCCGCGCCGTCATCGACGGCGATTTTGCCTTCGTTTCAGGCACCACCGGCTACGATTACGCGACCATGACGATGCCCGCCGATGTCACGAGCCAGACACGAAACTGCTTCAAGACCATCGAAGCCGCGCTGAAAGAAGGCGGTTTCGCGCTGGCTGATATCGTCCGCGCGACCTATTACGTGACGGACGCCAAGGATGCGGACGCCGTGTTTGCGATCTGCGGCGAAAATCTCGGCGAGATCCGCCCCGCGGCAACCCTCCTGGTCGTGGCACAATTGCTCAAGTCCGAGATGAAGATCGAGATTGAAGTGACCGCCAAGCGACGTACCGCCTGA
- a CDS encoding carboxymuconolactone decarboxylase family protein: protein MSRIAALQPPYAPDIQQQFDRIMRGRPPLALFRVIAGNARAWEKFRAGSLLDRGPLPLREREIVIDRTCALTGCEYEWGVHVAAFGEAAGLTGEQVRATVLKGAAARCWSAAEQVLITAVDALHHRATLDDAEFTALSAHYDDAQIFEIILLCGFYRTVSYLANGLDLPLEEKAARFPAN from the coding sequence ATGTCACGTATCGCAGCGCTGCAACCGCCTTACGCTCCGGATATCCAGCAGCAATTCGACCGGATCATGCGCGGCCGCCCGCCGCTGGCCTTGTTCCGAGTCATCGCCGGCAACGCCCGCGCCTGGGAGAAATTCCGTGCCGGAAGCCTGCTGGATCGAGGCCCGCTCCCGTTGCGGGAACGCGAAATCGTCATCGACCGGACCTGTGCTCTGACCGGATGTGAATATGAGTGGGGCGTGCATGTCGCGGCTTTCGGCGAGGCTGCCGGTCTGACCGGCGAGCAGGTCCGCGCCACGGTGCTTAAGGGCGCCGCCGCGCGGTGCTGGTCGGCGGCCGAGCAGGTGCTGATCACGGCGGTTGACGCATTGCATCATCGAGCCACGCTGGATGATGCCGAATTCACCGCGTTATCGGCGCATTACGATGACGCGCAGATATTCGAGATCATCCTGCTCTGCGGCTTCTATCGCACGGTGTCGTATCTCGCGAACGGGCTGGATCTGCCGCTCGAGGAGAAGGCGGCACGATTTCCGGCCAACTGA
- a CDS encoding M3 family metallopeptidase encodes MSDTLQTAATSQSAANPLLKAWQTPFETPPFAEIVPEHFLPAFEQAFADHSAEIAAITHDPATPDFPNTITALERSGKLLSKVSAVFYDLVSAHSNPALLEIDKEVSLRMARHWNPIMMNAVLFGRIALLHDNRATLGLTGEEMRLLERTYTRFHRSGAGLDEPAKARMAEINERLAHLGTAFSHHLLGDEQDWFMELGEADREGLSDSFVAAAKAAAEERGMAGKAIVTLSRSSVEPFLKSAARRDLREKAYKAFVARGDNGNDNDNNAVIVEILALREESARLLGFPTFAAYRLEDSMAKTPEAVRGLLERVWKPARARALADRDDLQALVAEDGGNFALAPWDWRYYAEKLRQAKANFDDAAIKPYLSLDHMVEAAFDCATRLFGVTFSERKDIPVWHPDVRVWEVKDSAGKHKALFYGDYFARPSKRSGAWMTSLRDQQKLDGEIAPLVINVCNFAKGADGEPSLLSPDDARTLFHEFGHGLHGMMSEVTYPSLSGTSVFTDFVELPSQLYEHWQEQPQVLRQFARHYQTGEPLPDDLLKRFLAARKFNQGFATVEFVSSALVDLEFHTQPAAASRDVRAFERQELEKIGMPAEISMRHRPQQFGHIFSGDHYASGYYSYMWSEVMDADAFGAFEEAGDIFDPPTAKRLLDDIYASGGSRDPEEAYVAFRGREPEPDALLRRRGLLETPEAA; translated from the coding sequence ATGTCAGATACCCTGCAAACCGCGGCCACCTCGCAGAGCGCAGCAAACCCGCTTCTGAAGGCGTGGCAGACGCCGTTCGAGACCCCGCCATTCGCGGAGATCGTGCCCGAGCATTTCCTGCCTGCGTTCGAGCAGGCCTTCGCCGATCATTCCGCCGAGATCGCCGCCATTACGCATGACCCGGCGACGCCGGACTTCCCCAACACCATCACCGCGCTCGAGCGCTCGGGCAAGCTGCTCTCCAAGGTGTCGGCGGTGTTCTACGACCTGGTCTCGGCGCATTCCAATCCGGCGCTGCTGGAGATCGACAAGGAGGTCTCGCTGCGGATGGCGCGGCACTGGAATCCGATCATGATGAACGCAGTGCTGTTCGGCCGGATCGCGCTGTTGCACGACAACCGCGCCACGCTGGGGCTGACCGGCGAAGAAATGCGGCTATTGGAGCGCACCTACACCCGCTTCCATCGCTCCGGTGCGGGCCTCGACGAGCCGGCGAAGGCGCGGATGGCCGAGATCAATGAGCGCCTGGCGCATCTCGGCACAGCGTTCAGCCATCATCTGCTCGGCGACGAGCAGGACTGGTTCATGGAGCTCGGCGAGGCCGATCGCGAGGGCCTTTCGGACAGTTTTGTCGCAGCCGCAAAGGCCGCCGCCGAGGAGCGCGGCATGGCCGGCAAGGCGATCGTGACGCTGTCCCGGTCCTCGGTCGAGCCGTTCCTCAAGAGCGCCGCCCGGCGCGACCTGCGCGAGAAGGCCTACAAGGCCTTCGTCGCCCGCGGCGACAACGGCAACGACAACGACAATAACGCCGTGATCGTCGAGATCCTGGCGTTGCGCGAAGAGAGCGCCAGGCTTCTCGGCTTCCCGACCTTCGCCGCTTACCGGCTGGAGGATTCGATGGCCAAGACGCCGGAAGCCGTGCGTGGCCTGCTGGAGCGGGTCTGGAAGCCGGCGCGCGCCCGGGCGCTCGCCGATCGTGATGATCTGCAGGCGCTGGTCGCGGAGGACGGCGGCAATTTCGCGCTGGCGCCGTGGGACTGGCGCTACTACGCCGAAAAGCTGCGCCAGGCCAAAGCCAATTTCGACGATGCCGCGATCAAGCCCTATCTTTCGCTCGACCACATGGTCGAGGCCGCCTTCGACTGCGCCACCCGTCTGTTCGGCGTCACCTTCTCCGAGCGCAAGGACATTCCGGTCTGGCATCCGGACGTGCGGGTCTGGGAGGTCAAGGATAGCGCCGGCAAGCACAAGGCGCTGTTCTACGGCGACTACTTCGCCCGGCCCTCGAAGCGCTCGGGGGCCTGGATGACCTCGTTGCGCGACCAGCAGAAGCTCGACGGCGAGATCGCGCCGCTGGTGATCAATGTCTGCAATTTCGCCAAGGGCGCCGACGGCGAGCCGTCATTGCTCTCGCCGGACGACGCCCGCACCCTGTTCCATGAATTCGGCCACGGCCTGCACGGGATGATGTCCGAGGTGACCTATCCCTCGCTGTCGGGCACCAGCGTGTTCACCGATTTCGTCGAGCTGCCCTCGCAGCTTTACGAGCACTGGCAGGAGCAGCCGCAGGTGCTGCGGCAGTTTGCGCGGCATTACCAGACCGGCGAGCCGTTGCCGGACGATCTCCTGAAGCGCTTCCTCGCCGCGCGCAAATTCAACCAGGGCTTTGCCACGGTGGAATTCGTCTCCTCGGCGCTGGTCGATCTCGAATTCCACACCCAGCCGGCCGCGGCCAGCCGGGACGTGCGGGCGTTCGAGCGTCAGGAGCTGGAAAAGATCGGCATGCCCGCGGAAATCTCGATGCGGCACCGGCCGCAGCAATTCGGCCATATCTTCTCCGGCGATCACTACGCGTCGGGCTATTACAGCTACATGTGGTCGGAAGTGATGGACGCGGACGCATTCGGCGCCTTTGAGGAGGCCGGTGACATCTTCGATCCCCCAACCGCCAAACGCCTGCTCGACGACATCTATGCATCGGGCGGCTCGCGCGATCCGGAAGAGGCCTATGTCGCCTTCCGCGGCCGCGAGCCGGAACCCGACGCGCTGCTGCGCCGCCGCGGCCTGCTGGAAACGCCGGAGGCAGCCTGA